The following are from one region of the Thermoproteus uzoniensis 768-20 genome:
- a CDS encoding transcriptional regulator, whose product MTEFLTDRERIIRVLLSSQEPLDVYQIRDAAGLDLPPSEIYDELEHVAKTLKRQGLKLAVVPARCRNCGYEFRDRERLKRPSKCPRCHSERIEPPRFYVRR is encoded by the coding sequence ATGACTGAGTTCTTGACCGATAGAGAGCGGATAATAAGAGTCCTCCTGTCCTCCCAGGAGCCCCTCGACGTGTACCAAATAAGGGACGCCGCAGGTCTCGACCTACCGCCGTCGGAGATATACGACGAGCTGGAACACGTGGCGAAGACCCTCAAGAGGCAAGGCCTCAAGTTGGCCGTGGTGCCCGCGAGGTGCAGAAACTGCGGCTACGAGTTCAGGGATAGGGAGAGGCTTAAGAGACCCTCAAAATGCCCCAGATGCCACAGCGAAAGGATAGAGCCGCCTAGGTTCTACGTGCGTAGATGA
- a CDS encoding DUF86 domain-containing protein has product MGTCLSILQRASEARGAINDALRIASRRFEELSDEEIWALRYQLIVLVEALASMCMKFARAAWGRVFSSYRECLREVDKRLGAGCGEVLAALVGLRNLLVHRYFAVDDREVYDAVKSDFKCVLEFIKRVEENAPCLSS; this is encoded by the coding sequence ATGGGGACCTGCCTCTCTATTCTGCAGAGGGCTTCGGAGGCGCGGGGGGCCATAAACGACGCCTTGAGGATTGCCAGTCGCAGATTTGAAGAGCTCAGCGACGAGGAGATATGGGCTCTGCGGTACCAGCTAATTGTGCTCGTGGAGGCCCTCGCCTCTATGTGTATGAAGTTCGCGAGGGCGGCGTGGGGCCGCGTGTTCTCCTCCTATCGCGAGTGTCTAAGGGAGGTGGATAAGAGGCTGGGGGCTGGCTGTGGAGAGGTCCTAGCCGCCTTAGTGGGTCTCCGCAACCTCCTCGTCCATAGATACTTCGCAGTAGACGACAGAGAGGTGTACGACGCAGTGAAGAGCGACTTCAAGTGCGTCCTCGAATTTATCAAGAGAGTGGAGGAAAATGCGCCCTGTCTATCAAGTTAG
- a CDS encoding NUDIX hydrolase, which yields MCIDLRVPAGGPDTAAVALILNGKSFLLIKRAERPGDPWSGQVGFPGGRWKPGEDLLGTAKREVEEEVGLKLLDSYWRGVMEPDSPMNAPSLRVYPFVFQPAKIGEIRLSDEVAGYRWTTKDELKEVEWRGRPAFEVGGWIVWGLTYRFIKRAIACGII from the coding sequence ATGTGTATTGATCTCCGCGTGCCTGCCGGGGGTCCCGACACAGCCGCCGTAGCCCTTATTCTCAACGGGAAGAGCTTCCTCCTCATAAAGAGGGCCGAGAGGCCGGGCGATCCGTGGTCCGGGCAGGTCGGCTTCCCCGGCGGCCGCTGGAAGCCCGGCGAGGATCTCCTGGGCACCGCCAAGAGGGAGGTGGAGGAGGAGGTCGGCCTCAAGCTCCTCGACTCCTATTGGAGAGGCGTGATGGAGCCCGACTCGCCCATGAACGCCCCCAGTCTGAGGGTGTATCCCTTCGTCTTCCAGCCGGCGAAGATAGGCGAGATACGCCTCAGCGACGAGGTGGCGGGCTACAGATGGACCACGAAGGACGAGCTCAAGGAGGTCGAGTGGCGCGGCCGCCCCGCCTTCGAGGTCGGCGGCTGGATCGTCTGGGGCTTGACCTACCGCTTCATAAAGCGGGCGATAGCCTGCGGCATTATATAG
- a CDS encoding FAD-dependent oxidoreductase yields MKFLLRCKPNTIKPPTGKRVAIIGAGPAGLGAAGQIRCLGHEVHVYDALPEPGGLLIFGIPGFRVSKEGVREGVEELRQVGVKFFTSTFVYCGGEKPKEHDALLLAKQFADLNEIINSYDAVVIATGTWRSRRMGVPGEELPGVYQALDFLFRLYSHELGYLPKEKTYPLGSKVLVVGGGLTAIDAAVEALMHGAKKVVVSYRRTIKEAPAGESNIKKELIDRGIEFRELINPVRFEGSGKLERVVFVKMRLGAPDRSGRPRPEPVPGSEFAEEFDTVLLALGEEPTPPFPDGCAGIKLNPDGTINVDEAFRTTRRGVFAAGDVVHGPSLIGKALGAGMRVVPYLDDYLKGVLGWRSA; encoded by the coding sequence ATGAAGTTCCTGTTGCGGTGCAAGCCCAACACAATAAAGCCGCCTACCGGGAAGAGGGTTGCCATAATAGGGGCGGGACCCGCCGGCCTCGGCGCCGCTGGACAGATAAGGTGTCTGGGCCACGAGGTGCACGTCTACGACGCCTTGCCGGAGCCCGGAGGCCTCCTCATATTCGGCATACCCGGCTTCCGCGTCTCTAAGGAAGGCGTGAGGGAGGGCGTCGAGGAGCTGAGGCAGGTCGGAGTTAAATTCTTCACCTCTACTTTTGTCTACTGCGGAGGGGAGAAGCCCAAGGAGCACGACGCTTTGTTGCTCGCCAAGCAATTCGCAGATCTCAACGAGATAATCAACAGCTACGACGCGGTGGTCATAGCGACCGGCACTTGGCGGAGCCGCCGCATGGGCGTCCCCGGAGAGGAGCTGCCGGGCGTCTACCAGGCGCTGGACTTCCTTTTCAGGCTCTACTCACACGAGTTGGGCTATCTGCCCAAAGAGAAGACGTATCCTCTAGGCTCCAAAGTCCTCGTGGTGGGAGGGGGTCTGACCGCCATAGATGCGGCGGTCGAGGCTCTGATGCACGGGGCTAAGAAGGTCGTCGTGTCATACAGACGCACCATAAAGGAGGCTCCGGCCGGCGAGTCAAACATAAAGAAAGAGCTCATAGATAGGGGGATAGAGTTCAGAGAGTTGATAAACCCCGTACGCTTCGAGGGATCGGGCAAATTAGAGAGGGTTGTGTTTGTCAAGATGAGGCTAGGCGCGCCGGATAGATCGGGAAGGCCGAGGCCTGAGCCGGTGCCGGGCAGCGAGTTCGCCGAGGAGTTCGACACGGTCCTTCTAGCGCTCGGCGAGGAGCCGACCCCACCGTTCCCCGACGGCTGCGCCGGCATCAAGCTGAACCCGGACGGCACCATCAACGTCGACGAGGCGTTCAGGACCACGAGGAGGGGCGTGTTCGCCGCCGGCGATGTGGTGCACGGGCCCTCACTGATAGGCAAGGCTCTGGGCGCCGGAATGAGGGTCGTGCCGTATCTCGACGACTATCTGAAAGGCGTCTTGGGCTGGCGCTCCGCTTGA
- a CDS encoding M16 family metallopeptidase has protein sequence MRSSLREERLNNGVTLLVDPYPSALAAVVIGIGVGPLYEPEDRSGYSHLLEHMLFNVPEFDVDRAVEALGGETNAYTHRSSVVLTFQSLADGLGGLIEVAVRVISNRRYEEARFENERRVVLSELRMSRENPSERIGDLGLRALFGDGVWGRPIGGSPEIVSAATLEELLEFKERWMTPDNMVVALAGNVGEADVAKARAEFSKLEGTAPPRRVPEMTRGPLLAKEVSSEVDGAYYSFAAKVSLDDAYYRLNAAAFHLASGTKSLLFDSLRNKGLAYSYYVDFDSVGRDGFLQIVVESASDLEAVRSVVKGLLSRAWTPPAYRLRYFAYEWNKSMEVPLNRAYAYVEAKMRGLDPFSIEASVERAVAEGLSALPQAVEYSAEAFILPE, from the coding sequence ATGAGGAGCTCCCTCAGAGAGGAGAGGCTAAACAATGGGGTGACCCTGCTTGTGGATCCCTACCCTTCGGCTCTGGCGGCTGTAGTGATCGGGATCGGGGTGGGCCCCCTCTATGAGCCTGAGGACCGGAGCGGCTATTCCCATCTGCTCGAACATATGCTCTTCAACGTGCCGGAGTTCGACGTGGATAGGGCCGTCGAGGCGCTGGGCGGCGAGACCAACGCCTACACCCATAGATCGTCCGTCGTGCTCACCTTCCAGTCGCTGGCCGACGGGCTGGGCGGCCTCATCGAGGTCGCGGTGAGGGTGATATCCAACCGGCGCTACGAGGAGGCCCGTTTCGAGAACGAGAGGCGGGTCGTCCTCTCCGAGTTGAGGATGTCGAGGGAGAACCCCAGCGAGAGGATTGGGGATTTAGGCCTCCGCGCCCTTTTCGGCGACGGCGTCTGGGGGAGGCCGATAGGCGGATCCCCCGAGATCGTGTCGGCGGCTACGTTGGAGGAGCTGTTGGAGTTTAAGGAGCGGTGGATGACCCCCGACAACATGGTGGTGGCTCTGGCGGGCAACGTGGGCGAGGCCGACGTGGCTAAGGCGAGGGCGGAGTTCTCCAAGCTGGAGGGGACGGCGCCGCCTAGACGCGTGCCCGAGATGACCCGCGGCCCTCTCCTAGCCAAGGAGGTGAGCAGTGAGGTGGACGGGGCGTACTACTCGTTCGCGGCCAAGGTAAGCCTCGACGACGCCTACTATAGACTGAACGCCGCCGCCTTCCACCTCGCCTCCGGCACGAAATCCCTCCTCTTCGACTCCCTGCGCAACAAGGGCCTGGCCTACTCCTACTACGTCGACTTCGACAGCGTCGGCCGCGACGGCTTCCTCCAGATCGTTGTGGAATCGGCCAGCGATCTCGAAGCCGTGCGCTCAGTCGTGAAGGGGCTTCTGTCAAGGGCGTGGACCCCACCTGCCTACAGGCTCAGGTATTTCGCCTACGAGTGGAACAAGAGCATGGAGGTTCCTCTGAACAGGGCCTATGCATACGTGGAGGCCAAGATGAGGGGGCTGGATCCCTTCTCGATAGAGGCGAGCGTGGAGAGGGCCGTGGCAGAGGGACTGTCGGCGTTGCCCCAAGCCGTGGAGTACAGCGCAGAGGCGTTCATACTCCCCGAATAG
- a CDS encoding 50S ribosomal protein L34 — MVRPALRSRSLRRVQRRTPGGRTVVHYYKRFASPPKDAVTGEPIQGVGKRVKTERGGFRPPSRPYGGYVSHKVLERALRLAVRS, encoded by the coding sequence ATGGTTAGGCCAGCTCTGCGTTCTAGATCCCTCCGGAGGGTCCAGAGGAGGACGCCGGGCGGCCGCACGGTGGTCCATTACTACAAGAGATTCGCCTCGCCGCCTAAAGACGCCGTAACCGGGGAGCCCATACAAGGCGTTGGCAAGAGGGTGAAGACGGAACGAGGGGGGTTCAGGCCGCCGTCTAGGCCCTACGGCGGCTACGTCTCGCATAAAGTCCTCGAACGGGCTCTGCGGCTCGCGGTCAGATCGTAA
- a CDS encoding zinc metalloprotease HtpX, which produces MAAAGALAVLAEFLVTYIIMSVLALPLWTLAVGLPLFWLFQWLISPVLISRGARDVTDDPAFSWLKNMVHKIAESSGVKPPRVYVTDDPFPNAFAFGNLVQGRGVAVTRPLLDILDENELYAVLAHEVGHVRHFDMELVLALGLIPSALGSIGGFMLYTGQMLLFAALDEAAMLLGLVMLAVGFLLTAATFFIQIFVLWFNRLRETYADLHAARLLGPSAVYLARALAKIQIYMSNVRVDPFRGIVLTVPPMRIKETNPDDLLQKWSRERVSPLADLLSTHPHPAKRVKSILRWAGRI; this is translated from the coding sequence ATGGCCGCCGCAGGCGCGCTCGCGGTGCTCGCCGAGTTCCTAGTAACCTACATCATAATGTCGGTACTGGCGCTACCGTTGTGGACCCTCGCCGTGGGGCTTCCCCTCTTCTGGCTTTTCCAGTGGCTCATATCGCCGGTGTTAATAAGCAGAGGGGCGCGCGACGTGACTGACGACCCGGCGTTCTCGTGGCTTAAGAACATGGTGCACAAGATAGCCGAGAGCTCCGGGGTCAAGCCTCCGAGGGTCTACGTGACTGACGACCCGTTCCCCAACGCCTTCGCCTTCGGCAACTTGGTCCAGGGGAGAGGCGTCGCCGTCACGAGGCCGCTCCTCGACATACTGGACGAGAACGAGCTCTACGCCGTGTTGGCCCACGAGGTGGGTCACGTGAGGCATTTCGACATGGAGCTTGTCCTAGCCCTTGGCCTTATACCGTCCGCTCTGGGATCCATAGGCGGATTCATGCTCTATACGGGCCAGATGTTGCTCTTCGCCGCCCTAGATGAGGCCGCCATGTTGCTGGGCCTCGTGATGCTCGCCGTGGGTTTCTTGCTGACCGCCGCCACCTTCTTCATCCAGATATTCGTGCTGTGGTTTAACAGACTGCGCGAGACCTACGCCGACCTCCACGCGGCGCGCCTTCTAGGCCCCTCTGCGGTGTATCTGGCGCGGGCCCTCGCCAAGATCCAGATATATATGAGCAACGTGAGGGTGGACCCCTTCAGAGGCATAGTGTTGACGGTTCCGCCCATGCGGATCAAGGAGACGAACCCGGACGACCTCCTGCAGAAGTGGTCCAGAGAGCGCGTATCCCCGCTGGCCGATCTCCTGTCCACTCACCCGCATCCGGCGAAGAGAGTGAAGAGCATACTTAGGTGGGCTGGCCGCATATAG
- a CDS encoding bifunctional ADP-dependent NAD(P)H-hydrate dehydratase/NAD(P)H-hydrate epimerase — protein MESITSVEMYIADRNAEWLGVPRLALMENAGAAVARIALSEFPTAERILVVAGTGDNGGDGMVAARHLHGAGKEVRVIVLGEPREELAKVNFEALRRTRVGIAVAATPEELLALQSWFTWAQLIIDAVLGTGIRGKLREPHSTAIDLMNLAPAPKIAVDVPSGLDPDTGEVRDKAVKASVTVTFHKAKRGLLQPQAATYVGRLVVERIGIPPEAELYVGPGDFRLLNLARRADSKKGDHGRVVVVGGSAEYSGAPMYVALAALRTGVDLAILVEPEPAAAAAKAYSPDLIAIPLPGDRLRPAHVDKVLDLARKADVLAIGPGLGTEPETQEAVRAIFSKLSGKVPMVIDADAIKALSGLKAAGLVVFTPHAGEFKALTGVEPPAELDKRIGVVKGEAARINAVILLKGRYDVISDGVRVKVNITGTPAMTVGGTGDVLTGLVAGLATKARDLMAAASIAAFVNGLAGEEAARELGFHITASDLLKYIPSIIRRYSDESVR, from the coding sequence GTGGAGTCCATAACCTCAGTCGAGATGTACATCGCCGATAGAAACGCCGAGTGGCTCGGCGTGCCCCGCCTGGCGTTGATGGAGAACGCCGGCGCGGCGGTGGCGCGGATCGCCCTCTCCGAGTTCCCCACTGCCGAGAGAATCCTCGTCGTGGCTGGCACAGGCGATAACGGCGGCGACGGCATGGTCGCGGCCCGCCACCTCCACGGGGCGGGGAAGGAGGTCAGGGTTATCGTCTTGGGGGAGCCGAGGGAGGAGCTCGCCAAGGTGAACTTCGAGGCGTTGAGGAGGACGCGCGTGGGCATCGCCGTGGCGGCCACCCCCGAGGAGCTTCTGGCTCTCCAGAGCTGGTTTACCTGGGCGCAGCTCATAATCGATGCCGTGTTGGGCACCGGCATCAGAGGAAAGTTGAGGGAGCCGCACTCGACCGCCATAGATTTGATGAATCTGGCCCCGGCCCCCAAGATAGCCGTCGACGTGCCCTCAGGCCTCGATCCCGACACGGGCGAGGTGAGGGACAAGGCTGTTAAGGCGTCCGTCACGGTGACCTTCCACAAGGCCAAGAGAGGCCTCCTGCAACCGCAGGCGGCGACCTACGTGGGGAGGCTCGTGGTGGAGAGGATAGGCATACCTCCCGAGGCTGAGCTCTACGTGGGTCCCGGCGATTTCCGCCTGCTCAACCTCGCGAGGAGGGCCGACTCCAAGAAAGGCGACCACGGCCGCGTGGTCGTAGTGGGGGGCTCCGCCGAATATTCGGGGGCCCCCATGTACGTGGCGCTCGCGGCGTTGAGGACCGGGGTGGATCTAGCCATTCTGGTAGAGCCGGAGCCCGCCGCGGCGGCGGCCAAGGCATATTCGCCGGATCTCATAGCGATCCCCCTGCCGGGCGATAGGTTGAGGCCGGCCCACGTGGATAAGGTGCTCGATCTAGCGCGGAAGGCGGACGTCTTGGCGATAGGGCCCGGTCTAGGGACGGAGCCGGAGACCCAGGAGGCCGTGCGGGCCATATTTTCGAAGCTATCGGGGAAGGTGCCTATGGTGATAGACGCCGACGCCATCAAGGCCCTCTCCGGCCTAAAGGCCGCCGGCCTCGTCGTGTTTACGCCGCACGCGGGGGAGTTCAAGGCGTTGACGGGGGTCGAGCCTCCGGCAGAGCTCGACAAGAGGATAGGCGTCGTGAAGGGGGAGGCGGCGAGGATAAACGCCGTGATTTTGCTGAAGGGCAGGTACGACGTGATCAGCGACGGGGTTCGGGTCAAGGTCAACATAACCGGGACGCCGGCAATGACGGTCGGGGGCACCGGCGACGTGCTCACGGGGCTCGTGGCCGGCTTGGCCACTAAGGCCAGAGACCTCATGGCGGCGGCCTCGATAGCCGCGTTCGTCAACGGCCTAGCCGGCGAAGAGGCGGCGAGGGAGCTCGGCTTTCACATAACGGCGTCCGATCTCCTTAAGTATATACCGTCTATTATAAGGAGATATTCCGACGAGTCTGTTAGATAG
- a CDS encoding ferredoxin — protein MTARVSINSSECFACGLCYVLAPDVFVEGPEGKAELNPRYRSGSPYEGLVPDELVPEAVRGMMTCPVKAIDVVEEGA, from the coding sequence ATGACGGCGCGGGTCTCCATAAACAGCTCCGAGTGCTTCGCCTGCGGGCTCTGCTACGTCCTCGCGCCGGACGTATTCGTAGAGGGGCCCGAGGGGAAGGCAGAGCTGAACCCCCGATACAGGTCTGGGTCGCCCTACGAGGGCCTCGTGCCGGACGAGCTGGTGCCGGAGGCCGTGCGCGGCATGATGACTTGTCCCGTCAAGGCCATCGACGTGGTTGAGGAGGGCGCGTAG
- a CDS encoding homoserine dehydrogenase, translating to MLLLYGFGGVGRTFVDVVRSRTELKISAVFDSRGGVVKCGGFERPEIEALLRAPRGGVSRSGVGKPASLEEAFKCAEILVDVSPPNYVDGEPALSVYRSALGAGLSIVTANKAPLALRFAEFEERPVYYKATVMAGTPVVDLALGLRGQKALRIRGILNGTTNYILSRVDLDGLSFAEALEEAKAKGYVEPDPAIDLEGVDAAAKLVILANTLGARLSLGQVRREPLRHLGPRTKYVAEADLEAGTARVAPVQLKPDDPLLLARYTTNAVEIATEVNEVRVYGKGAGRLETSLALLNDVLRAARERRWR from the coding sequence GTGTTGTTGCTGTACGGCTTCGGCGGAGTCGGCAGGACCTTCGTCGACGTGGTTCGATCCAGGACCGAGCTCAAGATATCTGCGGTATTCGACAGCAGAGGCGGCGTAGTTAAGTGCGGGGGCTTCGAGCGGCCCGAGATAGAGGCCTTGTTGAGAGCGCCGAGGGGCGGCGTGTCCAGATCAGGCGTGGGCAAGCCGGCCTCCCTCGAGGAGGCCTTCAAATGCGCCGAGATATTAGTGGACGTCAGCCCGCCCAACTACGTGGACGGGGAACCCGCGCTGTCCGTGTACCGCTCCGCCCTAGGGGCCGGCCTCTCGATAGTCACTGCCAACAAGGCCCCGCTGGCCCTCCGCTTTGCGGAGTTCGAGGAGAGGCCGGTCTACTACAAGGCTACGGTGATGGCCGGCACGCCGGTGGTGGATCTGGCGCTGGGCCTCCGGGGACAGAAGGCGCTGAGGATACGCGGCATATTGAATGGGACCACCAACTACATCCTCAGCAGAGTCGACCTCGACGGCCTCAGCTTCGCCGAGGCCTTAGAGGAGGCGAAGGCGAAGGGATACGTCGAGCCTGACCCCGCCATAGACCTAGAGGGGGTAGACGCGGCCGCGAAGCTGGTCATTCTGGCCAACACTCTGGGCGCTAGGCTTTCCCTCGGCCAAGTGCGCCGCGAGCCTCTAAGACATCTAGGGCCTCGAACAAAATACGTGGCCGAGGCCGATCTGGAGGCCGGGACTGCCAGAGTGGCCCCGGTCCAGCTAAAGCCAGACGACCCCCTCCTCCTAGCCCGCTACACGACCAACGCCGTTGAGATAGCCACTGAGGTCAACGAGGTGAGGGTGTACGGCAAGGGGGCCGGCAGACTGGAGACCAGCCTAGCCCTACTAAACGACGTGTTGAGGGCCGCGAGGGAGCGGAGATGGAGATAG
- the twy1 gene encoding 4-demethylwyosine synthase TYW1: MSCEEEPIGRHHALIGPRLVIRAGTARRLVEAHYGVAGHATVELCKWTKDALDGKGSCYKVKFYNAPAGGSHRCVEMSPVGMVCSNRCVYCWRPTQEFDTFTPEDWWVMEPDEIVKGVLKERERLLSGYWGHEKARERVKEALAPTHWAISLSGEPTLYPKLPELVKLIKSLPHTKSVFIVTNGQHPEMLERLIKEDALPTQLYLSMNAPNKELYYLINVPVMYREDAWERWLRSLDLLASMPTRTVVRITLIRSLNYDERYIPLFAQLVKRGNPHFVEVKSYMHLGYSTHRLKREDMLAHEEVVEWARKLRDELERIGARFAYMDDDERSRIAVLQNLDRYVDRWIVPPGNN; encoded by the coding sequence GTGTCTTGCGAGGAGGAGCCTATAGGGAGGCATCATGCCCTTATTGGGCCGCGGCTAGTCATTAGGGCTGGAACCGCCAGAAGGCTGGTCGAGGCCCATTACGGCGTTGCCGGCCACGCCACTGTGGAGCTCTGTAAGTGGACCAAGGACGCCCTCGACGGTAAGGGCTCTTGTTACAAGGTCAAGTTCTACAACGCGCCTGCGGGAGGCTCCCACAGATGCGTGGAGATGAGCCCAGTCGGGATGGTCTGCAGCAATAGATGCGTGTACTGTTGGCGCCCTACCCAAGAGTTCGACACGTTCACGCCGGAGGATTGGTGGGTCATGGAGCCCGACGAGATAGTGAAGGGCGTGTTGAAGGAGAGGGAGAGGCTCCTCTCCGGCTATTGGGGCCACGAGAAGGCCAGGGAGAGGGTCAAGGAGGCGCTCGCCCCCACGCACTGGGCCATATCGCTCTCGGGAGAGCCCACCCTCTACCCCAAACTACCCGAATTGGTCAAGTTAATCAAGTCGCTGCCCCACACGAAATCAGTCTTCATAGTCACCAACGGACAGCACCCGGAGATGTTGGAAAGGCTCATAAAGGAGGACGCCTTGCCGACCCAGCTGTACCTATCCATGAACGCCCCCAACAAGGAGCTCTACTACCTCATAAACGTCCCGGTAATGTACAGAGAGGACGCTTGGGAGAGATGGCTGAGGAGCCTCGACCTCCTGGCCTCGATGCCTACCAGGACCGTGGTGCGCATCACCCTCATCAGAAGCCTCAACTACGACGAGAGGTACATACCTCTATTCGCACAGCTGGTCAAGAGAGGGAACCCGCACTTCGTCGAGGTGAAGAGCTACATGCATCTAGGATACTCAACCCACCGTCTGAAGAGGGAGGACATGCTCGCCCACGAGGAAGTCGTCGAGTGGGCCAGGAAGCTGAGGGACGAGCTGGAGCGTATAGGCGCGAGATTCGCCTATATGGACGACGACGAGAGGAGCAGAATAGCCGTACTGCAGAACTTAGATAGATACGTAGATCGTTGGATAGTCCCTCCTGGCAATAATTAA
- a CDS encoding helix-turn-helix transcriptional regulator, translating to MIWVVLLFANGSVLLVFNQTLAGSIYGLPLPSPPLSAPLVLNNGTPVPAVLNGSTLEVPVLGKALITVEYVPRVSASGGVISFNVSKGLYLIWAQGGVLLLPTVKILNYTKANGTVLLIAEGPGTIAYTIQGRRAINATVVAPNTTASTTATQTAKTTTSAANTTAAVSTAQTSTPQASQTATSAPATTSAGGSGSTESAGRTSESATSPGMSPSNGGLPFVWVLLAVAVAVAVAVLASRRRVPQLNDTDRLVLSYLRKTGGAYESDIARALGLPRTTVFKSVRRLEQTGLATVEKRDGKNFVTPK from the coding sequence GTGATCTGGGTAGTTCTCCTGTTCGCTAACGGGAGCGTCTTGCTGGTGTTTAACCAGACTTTGGCCGGCTCGATATACGGCCTGCCTCTGCCGTCTCCTCCCCTATCGGCGCCGCTCGTCTTGAACAACGGCACTCCAGTCCCCGCAGTCTTGAACGGGTCGACGCTGGAAGTGCCGGTTTTAGGCAAGGCCTTAATAACAGTCGAGTACGTGCCCAGAGTATCGGCGTCTGGAGGGGTGATAAGCTTCAACGTAAGCAAGGGCCTATACCTCATATGGGCCCAAGGAGGAGTACTCCTCCTCCCCACAGTCAAAATACTCAACTACACGAAAGCGAACGGGACAGTACTCCTAATAGCAGAAGGGCCCGGCACCATAGCCTACACAATACAAGGCAGACGCGCGATAAACGCAACAGTGGTTGCCCCCAATACGACCGCGTCGACGACCGCGACGCAGACGGCGAAGACGACCACGTCGGCGGCCAACACTACGGCGGCAGTATCCACAGCCCAGACATCCACGCCCCAAGCCTCGCAGACTGCGACAAGCGCCCCGGCAACTACATCAGCTGGCGGCTCGGGCAGTACGGAGTCTGCGGGCCGTACGTCGGAATCAGCTACATCTCCGGGGATGTCGCCTAGTAACGGCGGCTTGCCGTTTGTTTGGGTTCTGTTGGCTGTAGCCGTCGCGGTTGCGGTTGCCGTGTTGGCTTCTAGGAGGCGTGTTCCTCAGCTCAACGACACGGATAGGCTTGTCCTCTCGTATTTGAGGAAGACGGGCGGCGCCTACGAGTCGGATATAGCCAGAGCGCTCGGCTTGCCGAGAACCACCGTGTTTAAGTCAGTCAGAAGACTAGAACAGACAGGCCTAGCAACCGTCGAGAAAAGAGACGGAAAAAACTTCGTAACGCCGAAATAG
- a CDS encoding 50S ribosomal protein L40e, which translates to MPITLDPEKLRIVLEHRFNYKVCRNCGAKNPPEAVKCRRCGSRNLRLKKFKSK; encoded by the coding sequence ATGCCCATCACTTTAGATCCCGAGAAGTTGAGGATAGTGCTGGAGCACCGCTTCAACTACAAAGTATGCAGGAACTGCGGCGCCAAGAACCCGCCGGAGGCCGTCAAGTGCAGGCGTTGCGGCAGCCGCAACTTACGCCTCAAGAAGTTCAAGAGCAAGTAA
- the cmk gene encoding (d)CMP kinase, protein MVVIAISGQPGSGKTTVAKEIARVLGLRLRSSGVLFRELAKRYGMELIEFHKYAEAHPEIDREVDAMAVEEAKMGDAVLEGHLTAWVVRPYADICIYLKGAPEVRARRVALRDGRTFEEALREIIEREELNRRRYKQIYNIDIADLAPFDLVIDTTYLSQADVVRITLDFVCTALSAKFSKNLCASGRR, encoded by the coding sequence ATGGTGGTTATAGCCATTTCGGGCCAGCCCGGCTCGGGCAAGACCACGGTCGCTAAGGAGATCGCAAGGGTTTTGGGGCTTAGGCTAAGATCGTCAGGCGTCCTTTTCAGAGAACTGGCCAAGAGATACGGGATGGAGTTGATAGAGTTCCACAAATACGCCGAGGCGCATCCGGAGATAGATAGAGAGGTGGACGCAATGGCTGTGGAGGAGGCCAAGATGGGGGACGCCGTTCTGGAGGGGCATCTGACCGCCTGGGTTGTTAGGCCCTATGCAGATATCTGTATATACTTAAAGGGGGCTCCGGAGGTCAGAGCCAGGCGGGTGGCCTTGAGAGACGGACGGACCTTCGAGGAGGCTTTGAGGGAGATAATCGAGCGGGAGGAGTTGAACAGGCGACGGTATAAACAGATCTATAATATCGATATAGCCGATCTCGCCCCCTTCGATCTGGTTATAGACACCACCTATCTGTCTCAAGCCGACGTTGTGAGGATAACCCTCGACTTCGTGTGCACGGCGCTTTCGGCTAAATTTTCCAAGAATTTATGTGCCTCGGGACGTAGGTAA
- a CDS encoding nucleotidyltransferase domain-containing protein: MRPVYQVRLDKVIEALRRAAGDRRLAVLFGSAVESEVVHDLDVLIDGSDLGEALRLSAEIEEALGVPADVVPAGLAPPCLVAEALTRGVVVAADSDYYDELLYLSVGQCQDLKIKLREAGINVT; this comes from the coding sequence ATGCGCCCTGTCTATCAAGTTAGGCTGGACAAAGTCATTGAGGCGTTGAGGAGGGCGGCTGGCGACAGAAGGCTGGCTGTGCTCTTCGGCTCCGCCGTGGAGTCGGAGGTAGTGCACGACCTCGACGTCCTTATCGACGGCTCGGATCTGGGGGAGGCTCTCCGCCTCTCGGCTGAGATAGAGGAGGCCCTGGGCGTCCCCGCCGACGTGGTGCCCGCCGGGCTAGCGCCGCCTTGCTTGGTGGCCGAGGCCTTAACGCGGGGCGTCGTGGTGGCCGCCGACTCGGACTACTACGACGAGCTACTGTACCTCTCAGTGGGGCAGTGCCAAGACCTCAAAATTAAGCTTAGAGAAGCGGGGATTAACGTTACTTAA